The following DNA comes from Vigna radiata var. radiata cultivar VC1973A chromosome 4, Vradiata_ver6, whole genome shotgun sequence.
ttgatCTTTAGTAGAATTTCTAGTTCAAGCCATTAGAAAAACTAGATATAGATTTATTAGGAtcgaataaatataaaattattgtgccttattatttttctttatctaattttttttttgcaattgaTTTGGACTTTAATAATGGATctcatataattttgttaattaattaaaagaaattttgaaaattgatttgaaaagaaaaaggaaataaattcttttaatacaACCAACAGGGAAGATATTACCTATaacaattttaacatattattgtacaaaatatttgatggactttattgttttttgttagaaaaaaaagaattatttaattgttattttagaaaaaaaaattatataataaaaattataagggAATCCAATTTCCGGCTTAAATTTCCAatgatgaataaataaaatgagacgGTGAAATTTTTTTGATCCAATTGTTAATTTGATAGtactttataaataaactataattttaatgaaaagcTAAAATTCTCTGCTACGGTACTGTAGAGATCCATCCAAATTATTTCCAAAAGGGAAACTGTCCAAATTCTGTGTATCATAGACATTTTCTAATAACTCAGTTTTAGCTTACTAAACATTTTCTCAAGTACATAATCTACACATGTTGGTGCAATACCCTGCATGGAAAATGCTTAGCTATTTTCCGACCAACTTGCCCTTAAATATTGAGCAAtccaattttcaaatttagtggCTTTTATCGCATTTTCCGAAGAAAATTTTGTTAGAAACGGCTCATGCGAACAAACATGTTTTTTTCGACACCTTAAAAACAACTGTTGAAAATAGTTTGTCAAACAATAAAGGGTGGTCGTATAACCGTCCATAGCTGGACTGTGGTATTTCTGCTGCCACATGTAACGAAACATACAACATCAAGTTCCCTATGCTTCTTTAAAATGCACAAATatctaattcaaatattataaaaaataaataaattgtaatttttatggATGAATTCTTTGCttataacaatttcttttaataaatccttttttttttaccgaatatcatcaattaattaatattaaataattattggaCTTATACAGGTAAGTTACttagtatgaaaaaaaataaatattttttaacaatttttttgataattttttataactgtctatataataatttattattgatccattttaaatatatggatcaataaaataataatacatagtattttattaaaaaaattattaaaaaaatcatagtccaaaaaaaaaaaataattccaaCAGAATTGTCCCTCACAAAAATTGCGATTTAGTTTTCTAGTTCTTATCCCGGTATATGATTTATCACATAAgtaaacttaatatatatatatatatatatatatatatatatatatatatatatatataaaaagtaacaataaccttgttgttttaatattttacaattttaaaaattgcaCGAATTTAccattgataaaaaataaaataaacttaatatatataaaattaaaatccacattaaataaatattttaaagttaaacctaaaatgaattattatttaaatcactcaaaaactataataattaataaatattcaatataggTAAGAAAATTAGTTCAAGTATTCAAACATAAAGAAaagatataacaaaataaaatacaataaaataatcatttttgacataaaaattaaaatataataaaagaaattttttggTTATCATCGTATAATCATTGATTTGTGTGTGTAAAATGACTCTAAACAAATTAACGGATTTAACTACTCAGTTCGcttcacactttttttttttttttacaaattgtctaatataattatgtaaaatgttTATTGATTATATCTTAATTTCCAATAATGTctatagaaaaatgtttttttttcgaGTAAGGTAAATACACTTTAGTGGTTTTGGAGTTTCTAAGATAATTCAGTTTTCTGTTattaattagaattattttGAACACTTACCAAAGTATCATTAAACTCTTATACTTGTATAGTTTACATCGGTCTGTATAAAAGAAATGTTTGGATATGTCTTTAGATTTAATAATATCTCTATATCTTATTCATATGTAGTCAAGTGTCAAGACAAAGAGATTTTCATACTAGTATGTTTTAGGGCAGGAAATGTAAAAACTATGGATTTTGTCTATGGTATACGATTATCCGCCCTCACTAATGTCAACATCAAGAAGAAATacgttaatttaaattttataatttttttatatgcacTCCAggatatgttttaaaatacagtgttgtttataaaaaaaataaatattaataaacattttaagtCATAACATTTGACGTTTATGACTGCAACgatttgaaaaagaattcaAACGTACTGCGTAATTACTTAGATTATTAAGCTTTCTATAAAATAAAcgctaaaaaaaataaaattctgcgcagaatttggttttggatTATTTAATTTCAGTATCTTTTACATTCCTCATGAAATCTACCTTAAAtgcctctcttttttctttcttttttttaatatttacttgcattatttttcatataaaaccCTAAtgtctttatctttttctttctaatttttttatcacatcatttaatttttttttccttttctttgtcccTCTTAATTTGCTTGGtgatttgatattattaaaaggataaaggaaaaaataaaagctttGTAGAATCTGTGTTATTTCATCCTCATGTTAATTGGAAAGGagtctcttttactttttcgCTTTTTATTTCTCATGTATTTTCACATTTTACAACATAATTTTGATGTTCCCACACTCCTTTTTTTGTTTATCTACCTTTTTAACATcattcttttaacttttctctttcttgttttaaatcagtcttcatattcttttatcctttcctagtttttctttctctacagTGAAGGTGCATACACACTCATTAGTTCATGttcttttaaatactttattttaccATATTCTAATTGCTTATTTCCTAATCATTTCTAGTTGAGTTTCttataagtaaaaaaacaatattttaatgaatatttctcagatataaattacttaaaaaataaaaaaggttacttatttaagaaactcttcaaaataaaataacatgctTGTAGGATCTACATTAGAATAGTATTATTTATCTTTACTCTTATTAAAAGTATTCTTAGTGTATAGATagaaatgaaaaggaaagaagcATAGATGTGATGGATGAGTGATAAAactgaaaaggaaagaaagacgGAAAGAGTAAATAAATGAGGGtgcaaatcaaataaaagagtATGAAAATATCAAAGTTGATTACGAAATGTGTTAAAAGCTTAAGCCTTTAGGGTACAGATCGAAGGATCATTTTTCCATCTAGAAACATGTTCGCATGAAAGTCATTTAACATGAAACATGTGGTGCGAGTAAGTAGGAAGTTCAGATTGAGACCATTTAGACGGATAACTTCTGAGTCAAAACATGCAAGAAAGAAACTTAAATGTTGCAAAACTgaaaagttaaaagataaatgattctttgacacacctaaattttttacattcatttgatattatctcTACTTATCTTTTactcttttcctttttgaaaaactacaaaattttatattttttaaaccattttacCTTTACATTCtttgtcaaataaatgtaaaagtgtgtcatgttattattattcaagttaaaattagtaaaagtaattaagaaaaagtgcatgaaacaaaacaaaaaatcatacaaCAATGGAAAGAGACGTAACTTTACATAACATAACTTCAGTTACACTTGTGTTGGGAGGTTcgacacatacatacatattttCATGGTTTTACTTTTTGATTAAAAGACTTTTTATCGTTGGAGGtatctatgtatatataaatcttttgaCGAGTCTTTCTTTTAGTGCATATGAAATTTGTTTGCATCCCAACAAGTTGTAAAATTACGATCTTATGTTGTGGTGTTTGAAATTATTAGGTGTCTAATCATCGCTCTTACAAAGAACGAAAGAGACATGATTGAGGAAAGTGATCATGATTATTATTAccttctctcttttatttccttgtttCAGAAAACTTCATCCATTATTGTATATGCCCTACTTGTTATCTTCACACGGCCGATTGATGAACAACGTACGAAAGATTTTCAGTTCACGCGTCATTTTCTCCTCATATCGCTTCCTGTGAAGAGAAAAATCGAGTGAATTACACAGAGTTCAGTGGCTGAAAACTCAGTGTAGAAGTTGCATAATGTTATAAACTATACGTGCAAGTTAGAAACAAGGATTTGAAAGCTCCATCAATTTACAAGGAtttacatacatatattttcaGAGAGCGATTCCTAGCCGTCTTCACTCTTCATGTTACAATTTCCTAGTTCTAGCTAGAACAACATGTTAACTAATTACCTAGTTTCATTAccagctatatatatatatatatatatactacttACAACAACAAAAGAACCAGGCCAAAAAGCAACTCATCGCTCCAAGAACATACTATGTCTCTTGAGAATGAATTCAGAAGATCATGATAGTTACATGCAGTTACCACATGGGGTAAAATTTTCATGGTTTGCGAGCTAGAGATTAACTCTCTTGCCTTCTCCAAGAACGAGTTCATCACTCCATCCCATTGTTGATTTAGCACTTCATCGTTCTTAGGACGCCTAAGAAGGCCGATATAAGTGTCTAAATCATGAACGCAAGAAGGGTTTTGGACGTTGAAGAAGTCAAGCATTAGTTCAACCCCCACATGAGCATAACAGGAGCAACTCCGAGGGAACTCGTACCTTCCTCccaacaaaaccctaaaattctCGTTGAACACCACACCCGGTAGTTTCGTGATGGGGTCGTTCACGTTCGCTATTCTTAGCACCTTCACACCCAACTCCTCGCATCGGTTTTTGAATTCGGAGTTACCAACTCTCGGTCCCCCGAAGGAGAACACAGTCACTGGCACCTCGCTGGTGCttctttttttacctttttttttgttcaatccAAGCTCGGCTATGTCATAGGCGAGCAATATGGCCAAGGCACTCCCCATGCTGTGACCGGCCAACGATATGCTGAGGCTCTCGTTCTCCCCTCTGTACTTGTTCATCAACCTTGACACCTCCGAGAGAAGCTGTTCCCTGCAACTCTCCAGTCCAAACTTGGAAGAGCTTTCATCAGAGGTGTAAAGAGAGAGAAACCCTGACTCCACCTTCACTTCAGGTTGAGGATTATAAGGATCAAGCATGGCGGGACTCAAGGAGCTCATCAGGTTTGAAATCCATTCTTGATTTGTAACAGTTCCTCGAAAAGTTATCAGTATGTCTCTCCGTCCAAGTCTCTTCACTGCTTCATCTGACGACACGGCCACGTAACCAATCCACCGACCAGAGGacgaggaaaaagaagaagagttggACATGTTGGGAAGGTTTATGTCGGGTGTGGCGTAGATGTACTTGGTGACTTCATAGCCGGAGTTGGACATTCCCACCTCAGTCAACATTCTCTTCTTGCCGTACTTGCAGTTCAAGTAGCGTTTGGAAGTTGGGTCGAGGTCAAAGGCTTTGTAAGAAGCGGTTACAAACTCGCCATAGCGAATGATCTCCTGGCGGAGAAGAGGGTGCAAGGGGTCTAAAAGGTTTTCCCAGTTGTTGCACCCTTGAACCTCTCTCCAAAAATCGGCAAGCGAGGGTCTTGCAGTGTTGTTTGAAACATTATTAACGTTGTTAGTGGCGGTGATTCCTAGGGCGGAACCAGAAATAACGATGGAGTGGTTAAGAGGAGAGAAGTGGTTTTTTCTGGTGGGAAGTGAAACCTGGGCGAAAGGATGAGACTTTGTGGGGCGAAAGGTTTCGGAGAATGTGATGTGGTCGGTGTTGAGTGTGGTAGTTGGTGGGTGAGTGACAGAAGCCATAGAAGCAAAGGAGATGAAGAATTTGAAGAGAGAAGGTAAGAGGGTTGTTCGTGGATGAAAGAAGAGACATACAGTGTAGTTTTATATGAAGTGGAGAAGGGAAATTGTGCGTGAAAGGAGACCAGAAAAGCATGTTAGGCGAGGATTTGACCGAGAACTTCAAAATCCTATTTTTCGAATAGTTTTCTTTGTTAATGTGGTCGGTTGGAAATTATGCCACGAGTTgggtctgttttttttttttttttttttgtctgtgtTGCGGCTGGGTGAGTGGAGTGAAAAACAAGAGAATGCTTTAATTAATGATGAACATGATCAAGTGGACCCTATATTTTTTCCCTTGATTGAGGTTGACTTCAACTCTATATGCCAAAGAAACAGTTTACATTCCTCTGCCACGAGTgaacaaaaatatacaaaattatttctctAGTAATTCAATGAAACCGCAGCTGTAACCATATTCATATTTCATGTATACATCCTTGACTTTCTTCTtctacatatttattattttcttctatctATCTGTACCTCGTATTactaatatactttttattttttatcgtATTTTCTCTGATTTTTCCTTggaatattttgtaaaattttataatttttccttaatttttggTTTCTCTGATAGTCAATATAGTTTGTTATTTGGTTTTACGtgtaaacatatatataagaatatgtagttttttttttcttttttctttcattgactTTCGTTCATTTGCATATACCCGTTAAAAtgcaaataagataaaatacaaatgaacttgaaatagttttaaattatatttaaaaaattagaataaccattgtatatatttctttaacgagtgtatataaatatgtgaTATTGATGTAGAAGTGAGAATAGCTAGAAAATTAGGtgaaatattcataaattttgaataccataaaatttcattttcagcTCGTATACCTATATTTAGTTTTAGGATGCGTGGCACTCTTGTTATCTCTAATATTCATTGTATTTGATGTACGCCCATTCTCTGTACGGAAtacgaaataaataaatattgttagttgtgtttaatcattataaatttatgtatttcttAATAAGAAAAGTGTTATTTATTTTCAGGTGGCAAAAGGTTATAGTATACATGTTAATTTTCTACTACCAAAGagtgattaaaaaattaattttcagtgGGAAGTTTAGGTTACATTTAATGGCAGCAGGGGTTAGGAATTTTTGTTTCTTGCGTACAATAgtctttttttaatcaattctaTTGCAGTCTATTTAGGAATAAAATTGCATAAAGTCAATGTTAGATTGAActtattttcatcaaatatGTTTGCTCAGATGTTATTTTAgaactgtttttttttattgacaacaatttttaattaaataaaatatttgagatGCTCCAAcccttatataatatatatctataCTAATGTATTAAGAGCAAATATTCAAACATCAGTATTTTGAATTACATCCCTATCATAGACTTTACACAATAGCTTAAAGATACAaaaggaattttaatttttttaaggagaAAGCTGGCTACTAGCacaattataatgatatttgaagATTCCAAATATGATTGTTAGTGATATATGTTGTATCAGTTTTTCTATATCTATATGTAATTGGACAACTGAATTTTgagatattaattttaaatctaaaacaatctcataaaattaatttgtattatgctatttataaattaataagcAATTTAATGAcgagtaaaataaaaaactatacaaaCAGTAAcctaaaataaattctattccatgattatattaataaataaactttaaatgtaattcaattttataatgacttgaatttacattcatttatttattataaataaaaatacatataatttaatataatgatttatttaaataagtacaAATAAATTTCtacaatattttttcatattattcatttaatgaGATTTAAAGTTTCTTCTTGTTAATTTACATAatgtttaaacttatttaattaataaataatgttttagttAACTAAAATAACTCGTCTACATAataaaaacctttaaaaatttttaaagttgTGTCAGTCATTTAAAAAAGCAAAACTAAAAAGacttatgttttgtttgtttccgACGACAGAAACACAAGCATACTCTTCTTTGCAATGAAAGTTAGATTTTCAATGTTAAAAAACACGTAAAACGAGACAATTTTGTTCAAAAACTGTCTTCGCATATGAACGAAGATTTGAGGGAGAAAGTTAAagttaatgaaatataaacattatatatttataataaaataatacagcataataaacaataactataataataataataaaaaaaatgtaaataataattatcaaattttatcaactaaaatattttatctcaaattcattcaaatagcATTATCTTATTCTTAAATGAATCTAGAATCTCTAccttattttatcttaaatctattcaaattcattcctttaaatatatcttcaaatctaaacacaattaaagaaaaagagagacaTGCATAAGGTAAATAAGTCAAATTGTTTGTAATATTGAGTACAGTACTGTGACATGGAGCAACTAATTCacttacaataataattaaattttcaaaaatgcattCCTTTATCAGGGTTGAAAATTAATATCTTTGAAGAGTGCAATTCACACGACAAGAGTCAAATTTTGTTCAGCTAACaacaaattcaataatttatcaATTACATATATTGAACTTTCTTGGCCTGAATTATATCGAATTTAAACTTCTTATCTTgaagttttcatatttaaaaattacccCTCATCACACTGTTCGCAATCGAGAAAGGTTATAAGAATTAaccttttatattaaattaagaatgaaggaggttgttgttttttatccgaagattaaatttttatgattaacatattataattagaAAAGTTGATGGTGGTGGGGGAAAATGCAAATTGTAAAAAGATGAGGGTGTAGGAGATAAATAGTGAAGCGCCGACAATTTATTTATGTGGGGCTGAAAAATTGGGTAATTACATTGTGGGGAGTGGCAGTTGTTGTTTGACGCAGAGTTGCTTGAAGGTGTGAGTAATTGTGAAAGTGTGATTGGGTTTGTGAGTGATGGGAACATAGAAAAGTGAAGCACACACGTAAAATGGAATGAATGGTCTTTCAACACGTACTATCACACACCACGCCCACGCACACTTACCACTTTCTTCACTCACCATTACGTGC
Coding sequences within:
- the LOC106758532 gene encoding galactolipase DONGLE, chloroplastic-like gives rise to the protein MASVTHPPTTTLNTDHITFSETFRPTKSHPFAQVSLPTRKNHFSPLNHSIVISGSALGITATNNVNNVSNNTARPSLADFWREVQGCNNWENLLDPLHPLLRQEIIRYGEFVTASYKAFDLDPTSKRYLNCKYGKKRMLTEVGMSNSGYEVTKYIYATPDINLPNMSNSSSFSSSSGRWIGYVAVSSDEAVKRLGRRDILITFRGTVTNQEWISNLMSSLSPAMLDPYNPQPEVKVESGFLSLYTSDESSSKFGLESCREQLLSEVSRLMNKYRGENESLSISLAGHSMGSALAILLAYDIAELGLNKKKGKKRSTSEVPVTVFSFGGPRVGNSEFKNRCEELGVKVLRIANVNDPITKLPGVVFNENFRVLLGGRYEFPRSCSCYAHVGVELMLDFFNVQNPSCVHDLDTYIGLLRRPKNDEVLNQQWDGVMNSFLEKARELISSSQTMKILPHVVTACNYHDLLNSFSRDIVCSWSDELLFGLVLLLL